Proteins encoded within one genomic window of Sulfurovum zhangzhouensis:
- a CDS encoding class II 3-deoxy-7-phosphoheptulonate synthase yields MSWTPSSWREFPIKQQPTYTDQEALKAVEKELSSYPPLIFAGEARKLKEKLAAAGRGEAFLLQGGDCAESFSDFNAKSIKNLFKLMLQMNMVLMYSTGKPVVKVGRIAGQFAKPRSSDFEELNGVMLPSYRGDIINSIEFTEEAREPKPENMIKAYNQSAATLNLLRAFSRGGLADLSKVHQWNLDFIKDNPLGQKYDELSDKIDSAMKFMSACGLTSDVMPQLQQTTLYTSHEALLLNYEEALTRLDSETGEYYDCSAHMLWIGDRTRDLNEAHIEYFRGIANPIGCKVGPSMGEDELIELIDALNPKNEEGRLNLIVRMGADKIREYFPKLLKRVRDEGRNVVWSCDPMHGNVEKSSTGFKTRDFANILSEVEQFFAIHKEMGTVGAGIHLEMTGNDVTECTGSTSCAITEEGLASRYHTQCDPRLNASQALELAFMLSDTIE; encoded by the coding sequence ATGAGTTGGACACCGAGTAGCTGGAGAGAATTTCCTATCAAGCAACAACCAACCTATACTGATCAGGAGGCTTTGAAAGCTGTAGAAAAAGAGCTTAGTTCTTATCCTCCGCTTATCTTCGCGGGAGAGGCAAGAAAGCTTAAAGAAAAACTTGCAGCTGCAGGACGAGGAGAAGCATTTTTACTCCAAGGTGGAGACTGTGCCGAGAGCTTCTCTGACTTTAATGCAAAATCGATCAAGAACCTTTTCAAGCTTATGCTTCAAATGAATATGGTGTTGATGTACTCAACCGGAAAGCCTGTGGTGAAAGTAGGACGTATTGCCGGGCAGTTTGCAAAACCGAGAAGTTCCGATTTTGAAGAACTTAATGGTGTGATGTTGCCTTCATATCGTGGTGATATCATTAATAGTATTGAATTCACTGAAGAGGCTAGAGAACCAAAACCTGAAAATATGATCAAAGCCTATAACCAGTCTGCAGCAACGCTTAACCTTCTTAGAGCATTTTCAAGAGGCGGCTTGGCTGATCTTAGTAAAGTACATCAATGGAACCTTGACTTTATCAAAGATAATCCGCTTGGACAGAAGTATGATGAACTCAGTGACAAGATCGATAGTGCGATGAAATTTATGTCTGCATGCGGTTTGACAAGTGATGTCATGCCGCAACTTCAGCAAACAACACTTTATACGTCACATGAAGCATTACTTCTCAACTATGAAGAGGCATTGACAAGACTTGATAGTGAGACAGGTGAATACTATGATTGTTCAGCACATATGCTTTGGATCGGTGATCGAACCAGAGATCTCAATGAAGCGCATATTGAATATTTCAGAGGAATTGCTAACCCAATCGGTTGTAAAGTAGGACCATCTATGGGTGAGGATGAGCTTATCGAGCTGATCGATGCGCTGAATCCGAAGAATGAAGAGGGAAGATTGAATCTGATCGTACGTATGGGTGCTGATAAGATACGTGAGTACTTCCCAAAACTACTTAAACGTGTAAGGGATGAAGGTAGGAATGTAGTGTGGTCATGTGATCCTATGCACGGAAATGTAGAAAAAAGTTCTACAGGATTCAAAACAAGAGATTTTGCAAATATTCTTAGTGAAGTAGAACAGTTTTTTGCGATCCATAAAGAGATGGGAACCGTGGGTGCAGGTATTCACCTTGAGATGACAGGTAATGATGTTACAGAATGTACAGGGAGTACCTCATGTGCGATTACAGAAGAAGGGCTTGCTAGCCGTTATCATACACAATGTGACCCAAGACTCAATGCTTCTCAGGCACTTGAGCTTGCATTTATGCTTTCAGATACGATTGAGTAA
- the cmoA gene encoding carboxy-S-adenosyl-L-methionine synthase CmoA, with amino-acid sequence MKDKVFDKPIEKKFEFDEAVASVFDDMLSRSVPFYDEVRQLIISVILAEEGEGKSLLDLGSSTAKFLLDLDSKLSTKMHLKGIDNSQAMLDRARQKCQAFGAEIDLELADMLEYEFGGDDVIVSNYTLQFIRPMQRPELVKKIYDGLNQDGIFIFSEKVVFEDKRLDKQLIDIYYNYKKAQGYSEYEIAQKREALENVLIPFTIEENIQMCKKAGFKQVSTLFQWANFVTFIAKK; translated from the coding sequence ATGAAAGATAAAGTATTTGACAAGCCTATAGAAAAGAAATTTGAATTTGATGAAGCAGTTGCATCAGTCTTTGATGATATGCTTAGCCGTTCTGTGCCTTTTTATGATGAGGTACGTCAGTTGATTATTTCCGTCATTCTTGCAGAAGAGGGTGAAGGGAAAAGTCTACTTGATCTTGGCTCATCTACGGCGAAATTTTTACTTGATCTTGACAGTAAGTTAAGTACGAAAATGCATCTTAAAGGTATTGATAACTCGCAAGCAATGTTAGATCGTGCCAGACAAAAATGTCAAGCATTTGGTGCGGAAATTGATCTGGAACTTGCTGATATGCTGGAGTATGAATTTGGTGGAGATGATGTTATCGTATCTAACTATACACTGCAATTTATCCGTCCTATGCAGCGTCCTGAATTGGTAAAAAAGATCTATGACGGATTGAATCAAGATGGGATATTTATCTTCTCTGAAAAAGTGGTCTTTGAAGACAAGAGACTTGATAAACAACTTATCGACATTTACTATAACTATAAAAAAGCGCAGGGATACAGTGAATATGAGATCGCACAAAAGCGTGAAGCACTGGAGAATGTACTGATCCCTTTTACGATTGAAGAAAATATCCAGATGTGCAAAAAAGCCGGATTTAAACAAGTTTCTACACTTTTTCAATGGGCTAACTTTGTCACATTTATAGCTAAAAAGTAG